The DNA region AGGAACCGAGATCCGGGTCGTGGACGAGGCTGACGGGCCGGTCGCCGACGGCGTTCTGGGCCTGGTGCAGTTCCGAGGGCCGTCCCGAACCGACGGCTATTACGAGTTGCCTGAGGCCACGGCGGATTGCTTACGGCCGGGCGGTTGGTGGAACACTGGCGACATCGGATACATGCGGCGCGGGAGTTTGCGGATCACCGGGAGGCAACGCGATCTCATCGTGATCCGGGGCGCCAACTACTTCCCGGACGATTTCGAGCGGGCCGCGCAATCGGTCGACGGCGTCGTGCCCGGCGCGGTCGTCGCCACTGGCGACCATGACGCGGCCTGCGGCACCGAGCAGCTGTGCCTCATTGTGGAGGTCGCGGCAGAAGCCGGCAGCTATCGCGAGCTGGATCGTTCTATCCGGGCCGCAGTGAGCGCCCAGACCGGTGTCGCCGTGTCACGGGTCGTTTTCGTGCCCCGGCACAGCATTCCGAAGACCACCAGCGGCAAGGTCCGCCGCGCCTTGGCCCGCCAGAGGTTCGTCGTCGAGGCCGGTCCCGGCGACGTCGCGGCCCTCGGTTGACCGCTTGTTCCCGGTCGGCTCCGCGGCGGTGAAGGCGCGGCAGATGCGCGCGAGCGCGAGATTGGCGGCGAGCGCGCCGACGATGACCATGCCGGTCTGGCCCACGTCTTTTTGCGCGCCCGTTGCCACGAGCAGCAGTCCGGCCCCCAATCCCATTCCGGCCGCGGCGAGCATTGTTGTCCCAGGCCGTCGGACTGCCGTCAGCACTGCGATGTTGTGCGCGAACGCGACCGGCGCCGCCAGCGCGCAGGCCGCGAGGGCAGCGGTCCTGTCGATGGTGTCGCCGACCAGGCACTGCCAGAAGGCGATATTGAGTCCCAGCGCTGCGACACTGCTGGCCGCGGCGAGCGCGGCGCTGAGCGCGCTGACGAGCGGGCGCCGGGTCAGCCCCGCCGCCAGGAGGGCGCCAGCGGCAAGTGCGGCGGCAAGCGCAGTCACGCTCATCAGGGCATTGCGGTAGAGGGATTGGCTCATCGCGGCTGCGCCAGTGATTGTGACCTTGCCGTCTGCGAGCCCGCCGTATTTTGTGTTGGCGGCGACAGCCTGGGCGACCTCGGCGGCGCGCAGCGCCGAGCCGTCCGCCACCGAACCTGAGCTGCCGTAGACGAACAGCCGAGTCGCCCGGCCGTCGGGTGAGAACAGCAGCTGTTTTGCGAAGTCGTACGACAGCGAGTCGATGGTCTTCTGCGACACGTAGAAGACGCCCTCGCCGCTGTCGTCGAAGTCGGCGCTGATCGTTCTCAGGCGCGCCGACAGCTGGACGACCTGGGGCAGCACGTCCTCGACCGATGTGCGCAAGCCCGCCACAACGCCCTTGAAAGCTGCGAGGGCGGTTTTCATGCGCGCGATCGCCGCCGGTGCGCCCGCGAAGGCTTCCGTGGCGGTCTTCGACCCCGCTGCCACCTGGTTGGCGCTTTCCGAGAGCCTGGCGATGCTCTCGACTAGGTTGTCCACCGGATCGATGACTTTGCGCAGCGCTGCGCACAGGGGGTCAGCGGCGCAATTCGCCACGCCGTCCGTCCAGTGCCGCACCGGGTCCAGGTTCGCGGCCAGGGCGGTGGCCGAGTCCTGGATGTCTCTGGCTCCGCCGCTGATCGAGCCCACGGCTTCTTGCATGGTTCTCAGGCCTTTGGCGCCTGTGGCCATGGAGCGTTCGAGCTCGTCGGCCGCAGTGGAGACGTGGTCGATCGTCGCCGACAAGGTTTTGATGGCGTCGATTTGTGGGACGAACGCGGAGACCTGGTCTTGCAGTTGGTTGGCGAGGTCTCCGGCCTGATGCGCGATGGTGGCTTCTGACCAGGGTCTCGCGCCAGGCCAGCTCGCCGACTGCACCGTTCGGACGCCGGGCATGTCCATGAGGCGCCGGGTCAACCTGTCGATCGCGATGAGCCCGGAAGGCGTGCGCAGGTCTCGTCCCGTTTCGACGATGACAACGGTCGGCAGGAATTGCGAGGCCGGGAAATGCTCCGGCGCCGCCTGCTGACGGTGCGATTCGTCGTTGTAGCGTCCGACGGCGACGGGGGCCGCCGCTGCCAGCGCGGCGAACATCGCGCACACCAGAGCCGCAGTGGGCCGCCGCGCCGCTGCCGACTTGGACGCTGCGCCGCCGGGGGAGCCCAGCCTTGCATCGGCGAGCGCTGCCAGCGCGGGGAGCAGGGTGAAACCGGCGAGCAGCGCCAACGCAGTCCCGACAGCTGCGGGCACAGCGATGCCCCGCACTGTGGGATTGGGAGCCAGCGCGGTCGCTCCCAACAGCACAGCCGCAGAAGCCCCGATTGCCCAGATTCTCGGCGCGACGAGCTTCAGCGCGCTCTTCTCGGCGATTGGCGAATCCTCGCGGCCGTGCTGGCGCCGTTGTTCGCGCAAAAAGATCACAGCGAATTCGGCGCCCGCGCCCATGGCGAAGGCGACCGTGACCGCAATGGAGAACGCGGGCATACCCGACAACGCGGCAACAGGCGCGCGGCCTGTGAGGGGAACAGCGACCAGGCTTGGCAGCGCGCCCGTCAGCAAGACCATGCCGACCGGCAGTGCCGCGCGGCAGAGCAGCCAGGCCAGGGCGGCTATCGCGAGCAGGATCACAACACAGAGGACTGCCGCCTGCGCACCGGTGAGGTCCAGGGGCCCGCCCATGGTCGTCGCCGGGCCGACGATCTCGGCCCGAACGCCCGCCGGGGCAGGCACGCTCTGCACCGCGGCCCGGGCCGCGGCCGCAGAATCACGGGCCTGTGAACTGCCTGCCTCGCCGGTCAACCACATCATCGCGGAGCTCGCCCGGTGGTCTTTGCTTTCCGAGGCGGGCGCGACAAGCGGGTCCGACCATATGCCGAGGACCGAGGCGACGTGCGCGCGGTCGTTTCGCAACGCCGTGACGACTGCGGTGTAGTACGCGTGGTCGTTCTCGGTGAGCGGTCGGGAGCTTTCGAACACCACGGAGCTGGTCGTGTTCGAACCAGCGCCGTCGAATACGGTCCCAGCGCGGAGCGCGGCAGTGGTCGCCGGGTCGTCGCGGGGCAGCATCGGCGACGAGTCCGGATTCGACAGGCGCCTTGCCGGAGGTTCCAGCGTGTTCGCCACGATGGCCGCCAGCAGCCAGACGATGACGACGAGCGGCGCGGCATGGCTCGCAAGTCTGTCGAACCAGCGCGGCGCGGACGCGCGCTTGCGCTGGCCCGGTGGCTTTTCCATGGTTTCTTTCTTCTGACTTCGGGATCTGTGGCGAGCATGCCTTCCTGCGCGGCGGGCGCTTATCCGCCCGGCTGCTGCGCACAACGTGCCGATGCCAGTTTTTGTTAGGCGGATCACCGCAGAATGTATCACGCCAACGGATGGCGGACAGGATTTCCCGCCACTTGCCGGACTGCGCTCGTGGCTCCTGTTTCTGTCGGTCTGGTGCGTTACGGTACTGGGCATGTCGATCTGCGGTGTGGAGCTCTTCGCCGGCGGCGGCGGACTGCTCCTCGGTTCCGCGCTCGCGGGCGTCCGGCACGAGTTCGCTGTCGAGCGGGACCGGTGGGCGTGCGACACCCTCATGCAAAACGCAGCTTCGGGCTATCCGTTGGTGCGTGGCCTGAAGGTGCTGCGCGGCGATGTCCGCTCGGTCGACTGGTCCCTGTCCAGCGGCCAGGTCGACCTGGTCGCGGGCGGCCCGCCGTGCCAGCCGTTCTCGCTCGGCGGCAAAGCGCGCGCGGCCGACGACGCGCGCGACATGTTCCCGACGCTCGCCGAGGCGATCGCGGCGCTGCGCCCGAGGGCTTTCGTCGTGGAGAACGTCCGGGGCCTGACCCGGCAAAGCTTCCACGACTACTACTCGTACGTGAAACTCCGACTGGCCCACCCGCAGATCGGTTCGCGGGAAGGGGAGACCTGGCGCGAGCACGCCGCGCGGCTGGAGAAAGAGCACACCGCTGGGGTCGGCTCCGCGCTTGTGTACAACTTGGTGGACCGTGTCGTGGACGCGGCGGACTACGGCGTGCCGCAGCGGCGCCACCGGGTGTTCATCGTCGGCTTCCGTTCCGACGTGCGCGCCGGGTGGGCCTTCCCCTCGCCGACCCATTCGGGCGAAGCGTTGCGCCTCGCGCAGGTCCGAGGAGACTATTTCGAACGCCACAGGGTGCGCGCGAAAGACCGCGTCGTGATCCGCCAACCAGGTCAAGGCGATCCGGACCTCTTGCCGTGGCGGACTGTGCGCGACGCGCTCGACGGGATGCCCGAACCCATGCCCGGCGGCACGTCCGGCTGGTTGGACCATAGATTCCAGCCGGGCGCGCGCAGTTATCCCGGCCACACGGGATCGCCCGTGGACGAGCCGAGCAAGGCGCTCAAGGCAGGCGGCCACGGCGTTCCGGGCGGCGAGAACATGCTGCGCAGGCCGGACGGGTCCATTCGGTACTACTCGGTTCGAGAGGCCGCCCGGATCCAGACCTTCCCGGACGAGTACGCCTTGCGCGGCTCCTGGGGCGAGGCCATGCGACAGATCGGCAACGCGGTTCCGGTGCTTTTGGCGAAGGTCGTCATGTCGAGCGTGGCCCGGCATTTGCAGCAGGACTCGGACAGGGCGGCGGCTTCCCCTCGGCTTCGCGCGGTGTCGTGACAGTGCAAGCCTTCGACCCGCTGAGCTACGAGAATCTGGGCGCGTCGATCACCCGTGCCATGGACGAGCAGCCCGTCCAGAGCCTTGTCGGGATGGCCCGGTTCGACGGCGCCGGTGTGTACGCCCTGTACTACACCGGCGGGTTCGCGCCGTACGACAAGCTCGCGCAGCAGAACCGGTCGCACCCCGGCTCCTGGGCGCTGTACGTCGGCAAGGCCGAAGCCGAGACGCGCCGTAAAGGGGACCCGAACCAGACAGCTGTGCTCGACGGGCCGAAGCTCTTCCATCGCATCGCGCACCACCGCGCCTCCATCGAGAAGACGGGCAATCTCGACCCGGACGATTTTCAGGTCCGGTTCCTCGTCCTCGCCCCCACCTGGGTGCCGCTCGCCGAGCAGGTCGGCATCCGCATCCATCGCCCGCTGTGGAACGTCGTCGTGGACGGGTTCGGGAACCACGACCCCGGTTCCGGTCGCAAAGAGGGGACGCGCTCGCGTTGGGACACGCTGCATCCGGGCAGGGAGTGGGCGGCGAAGCTGCGGCCGCGCCTTGAGAGCGAGACACGGATCAACGAGGACATCGTCCAGCACTTGGACGATCCGGAGCAGACGCTCTTCGAACTCTGACATCCGCTTGCTAGGGTATCGCCCATGCCATATTTGCGCCACGACGGCGATGTCGCGATTCTCTACCTCGGCGCCGAAGGGGCCGAACTCGACCCGCAGAATCCGGAGAACCGGTTCACCAACGAATGGCTGAGCTCGGTGAACGATCTTCTCGACGAGGTGGAGGCGACGGGCGACGCCGAGGGCTCCGGCGCGCTGGTGGTGACCGCGACGGGGAAATTCTTCACCAACGGACTCGACGTTCCCACACTTCTCGGCGACTCCACCGCGTACCTCGGCGCCGTGCACAATCTCTATGCCCGTCTGCTGGCGCTCCCGCTGCCGACAGTCGCCGCCATCAACGGGCACGCGTTCGGCGCTGGCGCGATGCTCGCCACTGCCCTGGATTATCGGATCATGCGGGTGGACCGCGGGTATTACTGCTTGCCCGAGGTCTCGCTCGGCATTCCGTTCAGCCCTGGGATGCGGGCGCTGTTGCGCGGCAGGCTTCCGGCGCAGACCGCTTTGGAGGCGATGGCCACCGGGCGGCGCTATGGCGGCCCGGACGCTCATGCCGCAGGGATTGTCGAAGCGACGGCGCCAGAGCAAGATGTGCTCTCGTCGGCAATCGCCCGCGCCGCCGAGCACGCGGGAACACGGGGCAAGAACCTCGGCGTCATCAAGTCCGGCTTGCACGAGGCCGCCCTGGCCGCCCTTGCGATGGAGACGACCCTCTGAGGGTTAGTCTTCCAGATCCACCACCACGGGGGCGTGGTCGCTCGCGCCTTTGCCTTTGCGTTCCTCGCGGTCCACGCTCGCCCCTTGCACCGCGCGCGCCAGCGCGGGGGAGCCGAGCACGAAATCAATCCGCATGCCCTCGCGGCGCGGGAAGCGCAGCTGTGTGTAGTCCCAATAGGTGTAGAGCCCCGGTCCGGGGGTGTGGGGGCGGGCCACGTCGGTGAACCCGGCCTGCTCGAACGCGAAGAACGCCGCGCGCTCCGGGGCCGAGGTGTGGGTTTTGCCTTCAAAGAGCGACGGGTCCCACACGTCCTCGTCGAACGGGGCGATGTTCCAGTCCCCGGCGAGCGCTATCTTCGCTTCCGGGTCTGCCGCGAGCCAGCCCTCGGCTTGGTCTTTGAGCGCGGCGAGCCAGTCGAGCTTGTATCGGTAGTGCCGGTCGGCGAGATCGCGCCCGTTGGGCACGTACAGGCTCCAAATACGCACCCCGCCGCAGGTGGCGGCGATGGCGCGCGGCTCGGGCTCCGCGGGGGCCTCGGGGTCTTTGTGGAAGCCGGGTTGCCCGTCGAAGCCGATGCGCACGTCGCCGAGCCCGAGCCGGGAGACAATGGCCACGCCGTTCCACTGTCCGTTGCCGGTGTGCGCCACTGCGTACCCGGCCTCGCGGAAGGGCGCTTCGGGGAACTGCGCGTTCGCGCACTTCGTCTCTTGCAGGGCGAGCACGTCCACTTGGGAGCGTTCCAGCCACGCGACGGCCCGGTCTGCTCGGGCACGGATCGAATTGATGTTCCAGGTGGCGATGCGCATGCCTCCGAGCCTAGTCGGCCCGGCGATGCGCTCGCTGTTGCACGAGAATGTCAGTGCCCGCGCGTAAAGTTCTTGGCATGGCTGCGTCAGCGTCGTTCTTCCACGGTTCCGCCAAACCCGCCGCCGAGCAGATCAACGGCTTCCACCAGGAAGTCGTCGATGAGTTCCGGGCGAACGGGGGCAAGGCCGGCGGAATCTTCGAGGGCGTCCCGCTGGCCCTGCGGAGCAGGCCCCGATCTTCGCGCAGCATCAGCAGAGGACAGCTCGCAAAATTCCGCTCTTCGAGCTCGTGCGGCGCGCAGCCGCCTGAGCATGACAGGCGGGGTAGGAATAGCTATCAATGGGTAAGATAGGTAAGGAAGGGTAAGCTTTGCCCATGCGGCATGCCCGGAATCCTTTCACTCCTTCGTTTGGAGCTACCCCGCCGAAAGTCGCAGGCAGGGGGGAGATGGTGGAAATATTCGGCCGCTCCCTGGACTACGGGCCGGGCGCGCCGGGCCGGGCGGTGTTCTACACAGGGGCACGCGGCTCGGGCAAGACAGTCATGCTCAACGAGGCTGTGGTCCAGGCGAGAGAGCGGGGCTGGCTGGTCGTCAACGAGACGGCGCGGCAAGGATTGACCGACCGGATTGTCACGGTGCATGTGCCGAGACTGGAGGCCGAGCTCGGAGCGGCAACGGCGAAACGGCGGATCAGTTCGATCACGGCCCCCCTCGGGGCAGGGGCGGTCGCATGGCAGACCAGCGAGCCCCCTCGGGTCCGCGACGACCTGCAAACTCGGCTGTTCGACCTGGCTGACAGGCTCGCTGAGCATGAGACAGGGCTGCTCATCACCATTGACGAGATCCACAAGAGCGTCAAGGAAGAGCTGCGGGAACTCTTCCATGTCCTCCAACTCGCGAATCGCGAGGGCAAGGATGTCGCTTTTGCCTCCGCGGGCCTCCCCTCGGCGGTGCATGATTTGCTCAACGACGATGTGCTGACTTTCCTCCGGCGCGCGCAACGGCATTTGCTCGGACCGGTGAGCAGAGAGGAAGCGTCGAAAGCGGTGCAGGAGCCGCTCGTGGCCGCAGGTGTCGAGATCGACGCGCAGACAGCTCGCGACGCTGTGGATGTGACCAGGGGCTACCCGTTTCTCATCCAACTCGTCGGCTATCACTTGTTTGAAACCGCGCGAGGCGGCCGTGTGACGGCAAAAACAGCGGCGTCCGCAACGCGCGAGGCGCTCGCCCAGCTCGGTCGGCTCGTGCATGAGCCAGCATTGCGCGATCTTTCCGCTGCGGACCGCGCCGTCTTGCGCGCCATGGCTCAGGACCAGGGCAAACCCTCCAGGATGGCGGACCTCGTCGACCGTCTGCGAAAGCCCAGGAGCTGGGTCAACAACTACCGTTCCCGCCTGATCGCCGCCGAAGTCATCGAGCCTGCGGGGCGTGGCCTGGTGCGTTACACGATTCCGTACCTCGGCGACTCTCTGCAGCGGGAGGCGCCTGCGGAGGATTGGTGAGTTCTCGTTCAGCTCACCAGCGTGCGCGGCGTGGTCTCGACCGATCCTCCGGTCACCGACCGCCAAGCGCGTTCTAAGAGTTCGACGCCCTGGGCGAGCACCGGTTCGGGCTGCGTGTGCGGGATGCGCAGATGCCGCTCGAACGCCCCGCCGGTGCCGAACCGAGGCCCGGCGGTCACCGCCAGGCCGATCCTCGCCGCCGCGGCAGCGAGCGCCGAGCTCATCGGCTTGGGCAATTGCACCCAAAGGCTCAGGCCGCCTTTGCCGGTGGTGGGCTCCCAGTCCGGCAGGGCGCGCGCGAGCTCTGCGGTGAGGAACGCCCGCCTGGTCACGGCGAGTTCGCGGCGGTTCGGGAGGATGTGGTCCGCATTCGCCAGCAGATGCGTGGCCGCGAGCTGCTCGACAATGGGCGTGCCGAGGTCGATCGCGGGCCGGGTGGCGGCCACGCGCCGGATGACTTCGGCTTCGGCCCGGATCCAACCAAGGCGAAGACCGCCCCAGAAAGACTTGGACATGGACCCGAGGGTGATTGCCAGTTCGGGCCGCTCTGCCATCAGGCTCGCGAACGGAGCCGGGGGAGCGTGCTCGTGCCAGATGTCCAGAAGCGACTCGTCCACCACGGTCAAAGTCCGAGTGCGCAGCACCGCTTCGGCCAAGGCAGTGCGGTCTTCGATCGGCATGGTGAGCCCGGTCGGATTGTGGTTGTCAATGGTCAGCACCGCGAGGTTCGGCGCGGTCTGGCGCATGGCGATGTCGATGGCCGAGGTTTCCCAGCCCGCCTCGACCCCGAGTCTCGCCTCGTGGTCCGTCACGGATCTGACTCCCACGGGGACCGGCTTCGCCCCGTGGCGGCGCACTGCTTCGAGCAGGCCCATGTAGGTGGGGTGCTCGACCAGCACGCGGTCGAGCGGGGCGACATAGGTCGCGAGCAGGAGGGCCAGGCCGTGCTGTGCGCCGTTGGTGATCATGATCTGGTCGGGGCTGGTCGGCAAACCTCGGTCGCGGTAGCGCTGCGCGACGGCCTCGCGAAGTTGCGGCAGGCCGAAATGCTCCAGTCCGATGCTCGCGAGATAGGGGCACAAGGAGTCGACGGCTTCGCGGTACGACTCGAAGATCACTCCTTCTGGCGCGGCCAGGGCGGCGTTGGCCAGGTCGATCCCCGTCGGCGGGACGGGGATGGGGCCGTCGGCGGGGTTGGCCCGGTTCCCTTGGGGCAGCGCGGTGGCGCTGCGGGCGCCTTGGCGTCCGACGAGGTGGCCGGATTCGCGAAGCTCGCCGTAGGCCGAGGTCACTGTGGTGCGGCTGACCCGAAGCGCCTGGGCGAGGGTGCGTTCGCTCGGCAGCTGCGCGCCGAGCGGCAGGCGCCCGTCGAGGACCGAAAGACGAATGGCGTCCGCGAGAGCGTGATAGACCGGCCCGGCGTCTGGGGCGGTGCGCCAGTTCCCGAGATGGCGGGCCAGCGTTGTGGCGTCCACAGGGGCTCCGGTCGTCGCTGCGGAAATTGGTCGAGGAAGAGTTCTCGTCACGAGTCCAGATTAGCAAAACTGGATATTGAAATAAAGTCCAGATATCGAGCATGATCCATGCCATGGAACATCACGCCCGAATTCGGCGCCAGCCCGCGCAGCGCACCCCGAACCTCCGCGATTGCTCGCGGCCACGGATCGCCCCTTCCGGCGAGGGCTACTTTTCCTTCCGGGATCTCGCCCTGGTGTTGGGGCTCACGCTCTACGGCCTTTCCATGTCCCTGATGGTCCGCGCGAACCTCGGCCTTGACCCATGGGATGTGCTGCACCAGGCGCTCTCGATCCGGACAGGTCTTTCGATGGGCCTGATCTCGGCGGTTGTCGGCCTTTTGGCCCTGATGGCATGGGCGCCGCTGAAAATCAAACCCGGCATTGGCACGGTGTGCAACGTCGCCGTCATCGCTGTCGTCGTCGACGCGGGGCTGGGCGCTATCGAGCCGCCGTCCTCGTTCGGATCGAGGGCGGCGATGCTGTTCGGCGGGGTCGCGCTCAACGCGGTGGCCACGGTTCTCTACATCGGGGCGGACATGGGACCTGGTCCTCGTGACGGAATCATGACTGGACTGGTGGCGCGCACCGGGCGCCCGGTGTGGTTGGTCCGCACCAGCATCGAGGGAACTGTGTGCGCCCTTGGCTGGCTCCTCGGCGGCACAGTCGGATTCGGCACGCTGGTGTACGCCTGCGGGATCGGCCCTCTGGTGCAGCTCGTCCTGAAGTTCGCGCCGAAGGACGTGTTGGCGCGCAGCGGTTGGTCCATCGCCTTGGACGCGCGACCGGTCGTCGCGAAAGCGCAGCCCGCCGACTGAACTGTGCCGGCGGGACTGTATCGAGAGGTTACCCTCGCTGCATGCCGTATTCGTTCTCGTTCGACGACGTCGAATACCTCGGCTCCGCATCGGGACAGGAAGCGCTTGCGCGCGTCGACGAGCTCCGCCTCGCAGGGGCCAGCCTCGTCGGGGACATCGCCAGAGTCCGCGCCCGGTTCGGCTCTGCTGCGGCTGCCTTGGTGGAGACGGTGCTTTTGCGGCGCAAAGCGAGCGAAAAGCTGCTTGGCGCGCAGCAATGGCTTTTCACCGACGAGGCTGTGCAGCAAGCCACGCCGACGCTGGTCGCGCGCCATCGGGCCAGGCGGCTGACGGGCCGTGCGGCGCACGACGTCACATGCTCCGTGGGCGCGGAGCTGCCAGAGCTCGCCAAGACCTGCGCCGCAGTGCTCGGCTCCGACGTCGACCCGGTGCGCCTCGCCATGGCGAGGCGCAATCTGGTGGACGAACAGCATGTGGGTTTCGCCATGGCGGACGCGCTCGCCCCGGCGAGCCGGGGCTGCGTCCTCGTCGCCGACCCGGCTCGGCGGTCCGCCGCCGGGCGCACCTTGGACCCCGAAGCCTTCCAGCCAGCGTTGCCCGCCCTCTTCGAGTCGAGCGCAGGAAGGGATTTTGTCGTCAAATGCGCGCCCGGGCTTGATTTCGCAAAGCTGCGCGACATTGGTTTCCAGGGCGAGATCGAGGTGGTTTCCCTCGCGGGCGTGGTCCGTGAGGCGGCGTTGTGGTCCCCGAGCCTTGCCACCGCCCGGCGCAGGGCGAGCGTTCTCGGCCATCAAGGCTGCGTCGAGGAGCTCGTGGACACAGAGCCGGACGATTGCGCGGTGGCTCCCGCGGGACAGTGGATCGTGGACCCCGATCCCGCCGTCGTCCGTGCCGGCCTGGTCCGCCACTACGCCCATCGGCATGGCTTGTGGCAGCTCGACCAGCGGATCGCGTATCTCACCGGCGATGCCCTTCCACGCGGGACCCGTGGCTTCCAGGTTCTTGAGCAGTTGCCGTACAGCGAGAAGAGGTTGCGTTCGGCGCTGCACGCCCGGCACGTCGGCGCGGTCGAGATCCTGGTGCGAGGTGTGGACGTGGACTCGGGCGCGCTTCGCCCGAAGCTGAGGCTGCGCGGCGCGGAGCGCCTCGCTGTGGTGATCGCGCGGATCGGATCGCGTCCGGTCGCTTTTGTCTGCCGGCCGACATGGTGAGCGTGCGAGAATAAAGCCATGGGCATTCTGCGGCTTGTGGGTTTTGTGTTGCCGTTCGCAGCCGTGTCGTGCTCCGCGCCGAGCGCTCCAGCGGAGCATTTGTCGGATTGCGAGTCAGTGCGTGATCCGCAGGATTCGGGGGTCTGCGGGCTGCGGGCCGCTGGCGGGATGCGGTTCGAGGCGCGTTGGGCAAGCATGGTCGGGCATTCGGCCAAATCCGACCCCGACGGGAAATGGCACATCCACATTGAAATAAAGGTGTTCGGCAGGGATGGGGTGAAGCGGCAAGCCATCCGGCAAGAAGGGCTCAATCCGCCGTTTTTTGCGCTCAAGGACCTCGACGGCGACGGGCGTGACGAGCTGCTCATCTCGACGTTCGAAGAGGACGGCGAAACCATGGCGGAGGTGTGGCGCAGCGACGGGGGCAAGGCCTACGCCGATGTCGGCCGAGTCGCAGCCGCTGTGCGGCCGACGGCCAAGAACGGAATCTTCGTCTCGCAAATCCATGCGGGCGCCCCGCAAAGCGACTTGCTGTTCGCCAAGTTCCAAGGAAGCAAAATCGTGCAGCTCGCGACAGTTCCGGCGCCTCGCGAAAACGAACAATGCCACGCGCAGGCGAACCTTGGGGAAACGGGCATGGCTGAAGAAGAGGCGCGCGAGTATTTCTGCGCCGAAGCCGCTCGTTTGCGCTGATCGGCGAATGCCGTGCTGACGGATGTTGGCGCCAGACACTCGCGTTTGCGGGTCGCAAGAGGTGTGCTGTTGCGCCAGGGCCGTCGGCCTACGGCGGGGGCGGGGTGTTGAGCGAGCCGACCACGTCGATGACGACGTTGCGCGCCGCGATGGGGCCCGCGCCCCGATACCACCATTGGTCGCAGACCGCGAACACTTGTTTCTCGCGCACGGAGGCGAGTCGTCGCCACTGCGGCGAGGACACGACGCCCTCGCCGAACGACTCGG from Segniliparus rotundus DSM 44985 includes:
- a CDS encoding DNA cytosine methyltransferase; translation: MSICGVELFAGGGGLLLGSALAGVRHEFAVERDRWACDTLMQNAASGYPLVRGLKVLRGDVRSVDWSLSSGQVDLVAGGPPCQPFSLGGKARAADDARDMFPTLAEAIAALRPRAFVVENVRGLTRQSFHDYYSYVKLRLAHPQIGSREGETWREHAARLEKEHTAGVGSALVYNLVDRVVDAADYGVPQRRHRVFIVGFRSDVRAGWAFPSPTHSGEALRLAQVRGDYFERHRVRAKDRVVIRQPGQGDPDLLPWRTVRDALDGMPEPMPGGTSGWLDHRFQPGARSYPGHTGSPVDEPSKALKAGGHGVPGGENMLRRPDGSIRYYSVREAARIQTFPDEYALRGSWGEAMRQIGNAVPVLLAKVVMSSVARHLQQDSDRAAASPRLRAVS
- a CDS encoding Eco29kI family restriction endonuclease produces the protein MTVQAFDPLSYENLGASITRAMDEQPVQSLVGMARFDGAGVYALYYTGGFAPYDKLAQQNRSHPGSWALYVGKAEAETRRKGDPNQTAVLDGPKLFHRIAHHRASIEKTGNLDPDDFQVRFLVLAPTWVPLAEQVGIRIHRPLWNVVVDGFGNHDPGSGRKEGTRSRWDTLHPGREWAAKLRPRLESETRINEDIVQHLDDPEQTLFEL
- a CDS encoding enoyl-CoA hydratase/isomerase family protein, translated to MPYLRHDGDVAILYLGAEGAELDPQNPENRFTNEWLSSVNDLLDEVEATGDAEGSGALVVTATGKFFTNGLDVPTLLGDSTAYLGAVHNLYARLLALPLPTVAAINGHAFGAGAMLATALDYRIMRVDRGYYCLPEVSLGIPFSPGMRALLRGRLPAQTALEAMATGRRYGGPDAHAAGIVEATAPEQDVLSSAIARAAEHAGTRGKNLGVIKSGLHEAALAALAMETTL
- a CDS encoding exodeoxyribonuclease III, with product MRIATWNINSIRARADRAVAWLERSQVDVLALQETKCANAQFPEAPFREAGYAVAHTGNGQWNGVAIVSRLGLGDVRIGFDGQPGFHKDPEAPAEPEPRAIAATCGGVRIWSLYVPNGRDLADRHYRYKLDWLAALKDQAEGWLAADPEAKIALAGDWNIAPFDEDVWDPSLFEGKTHTSAPERAAFFAFEQAGFTDVARPHTPGPGLYTYWDYTQLRFPRREGMRIDFVLGSPALARAVQGASVDREERKGKGASDHAPVVVDLED
- a CDS encoding AAA family ATPase; this encodes MRHARNPFTPSFGATPPKVAGRGEMVEIFGRSLDYGPGAPGRAVFYTGARGSGKTVMLNEAVVQARERGWLVVNETARQGLTDRIVTVHVPRLEAELGAATAKRRISSITAPLGAGAVAWQTSEPPRVRDDLQTRLFDLADRLAEHETGLLITIDEIHKSVKEELRELFHVLQLANREGKDVAFASAGLPSAVHDLLNDDVLTFLRRAQRHLLGPVSREEASKAVQEPLVAAGVEIDAQTARDAVDVTRGYPFLIQLVGYHLFETARGGRVTAKTAASATREALAQLGRLVHEPALRDLSAADRAVLRAMAQDQGKPSRMADLVDRLRKPRSWVNNYRSRLIAAEVIEPAGRGLVRYTIPYLGDSLQREAPAEDW
- a CDS encoding PLP-dependent aminotransferase family protein, whose product is MDATTLARHLGNWRTAPDAGPVYHALADAIRLSVLDGRLPLGAQLPSERTLAQALRVSRTTVTSAYGELRESGHLVGRQGARSATALPQGNRANPADGPIPVPPTGIDLANAALAAPEGVIFESYREAVDSLCPYLASIGLEHFGLPQLREAVAQRYRDRGLPTSPDQIMITNGAQHGLALLLATYVAPLDRVLVEHPTYMGLLEAVRRHGAKPVPVGVRSVTDHEARLGVEAGWETSAIDIAMRQTAPNLAVLTIDNHNPTGLTMPIEDRTALAEAVLRTRTLTVVDESLLDIWHEHAPPAPFASLMAERPELAITLGSMSKSFWGGLRLGWIRAEAEVIRRVAATRPAIDLGTPIVEQLAATHLLANADHILPNRRELAVTRRAFLTAELARALPDWEPTTGKGGLSLWVQLPKPMSSALAAAAARIGLAVTAGPRFGTGGAFERHLRIPHTQPEPVLAQGVELLERAWRSVTGGSVETTPRTLVS
- a CDS encoding YczE/YyaS/YitT family protein, which produces MEHHARIRRQPAQRTPNLRDCSRPRIAPSGEGYFSFRDLALVLGLTLYGLSMSLMVRANLGLDPWDVLHQALSIRTGLSMGLISAVVGLLALMAWAPLKIKPGIGTVCNVAVIAVVVDAGLGAIEPPSSFGSRAAMLFGGVALNAVATVLYIGADMGPGPRDGIMTGLVARTGRPVWLVRTSIEGTVCALGWLLGGTVGFGTLVYACGIGPLVQLVLKFAPKDVLARSGWSIALDARPVVAKAQPAD
- a CDS encoding THUMP-like domain-containing protein, yielding MPYSFSFDDVEYLGSASGQEALARVDELRLAGASLVGDIARVRARFGSAAAALVETVLLRRKASEKLLGAQQWLFTDEAVQQATPTLVARHRARRLTGRAAHDVTCSVGAELPELAKTCAAVLGSDVDPVRLAMARRNLVDEQHVGFAMADALAPASRGCVLVADPARRSAAGRTLDPEAFQPALPALFESSAGRDFVVKCAPGLDFAKLRDIGFQGEIEVVSLAGVVREAALWSPSLATARRRASVLGHQGCVEELVDTEPDDCAVAPAGQWIVDPDPAVVRAGLVRHYAHRHGLWQLDQRIAYLTGDALPRGTRGFQVLEQLPYSEKRLRSALHARHVGAVEILVRGVDVDSGALRPKLRLRGAERLAVVIARIGSRPVAFVCRPTW